The genomic region AACGAAAAACATCAACATTAATAGCCAAATAGTTTTTAACTGTGTGAATTTTTACAAAATGTGGAGCTTACTTTAGCCTTTTGGTTCCAAATAAACCAGTGATTTGATTTCCCACATACAGGAGAGGTAGAGGAAATGtctagggaaaaaaaaggaaaaaaaggatagGGAGGTTTTGTTAAGTAGGAACAGCTCCAGCATGGTTAAATGAATTTTCTGATGGACAGGCAGCGATCACCATAAACCTGACCTATTCCAGTTTCTGGGGGGGGGCAATGCCATTTTTCAAagggtgaagaaaaaaataaaggctAATATATCTAATGCATATAGAGTATGCTAGTTTTCAgcaatatatttcaaaatctaGTTAGACACAGCTTGACTTAATGCATAAATGCTTTGAGGTTACAAGCCACTTACTCTATGTGTACAGTGCTTAATGTGTCACACAATTTGGGGTTCAATATTTAGCCCAAAAACATTTATACCTTTCCAATTAAAAGATAATAACTCTGTATACTTTCTAAACCACAGTCACTTCAGGTACTGCAGACACTGCTAAACTATTTCTAAtgaatctgttttcttttttttaatatatgtcaATACTGATATGCTATTAATGGGAAAATAGTTGCTTATATTGGCCAAATTATACATGTTAGGCCTCTGCATTTGATATTTGGACTGTTTATTAAGAGATGAACAGACTGCATATGGACCTCTGGAAACTAGTAATAAATGACTGGTACTCTTCATTTAGAATATCTCACCTTGCGAGGTATGGTCTCATCGCAGTCTGGGAAGCTGATCACCCTTGCAGCCTTGCCCACCCACAGCACAATCACGGTGGCTAACATCTGCACAGAGATTCATGAAGAAATCAGTGTCGATACCTGCCTGGTTTTAAGGTGTGGTGTCAGCTTGGTTAACGTAAAAGAAGAAGTTACACGTATCACGTACTTGTCCTATTCCGACACATATCGACGACGGGAACCTGAAAAAGTAGATGAAACTCCAGTAAATTTTAATGCTTTAGAAGTTCAGCACACTGTAGTTAGTAAGCTAACCTCGTACTTAACACTCAAGGGTTAAAATGTTGCCCAACACAGGCAACAGAAAGAGAGGCTCCCTGCAGTGTGAACCACAAGATTACCATCACTGGATAAAAGTTGCCGTTAGGCTAATCAGCACCGTGGTGTTGCCTGCTCTGCTCAGCCTGCACAACTTCCACAAGCTAGGTTAGCTAGCATGGAAACAGCTTATCGACCGTAACCGTTACAGGCGTTACCGCTATGCCGTTACCTGTAGTTAGTGAGGACACTCTTGTTCACCACGACGATCAGGAACGAGCTGAGACCGTAAAACCCGGCGGCAAACAGCTTCACGACCAGCGTCGGAGGTTTGTCCGCCATCCCCGACAAGTTCTCATTCCTCTCTGAGAGTCGGCTCTTCCCCTGCCCATCACTTCTTCACTGTAGGCTcacccacctacacacacacacacacacacacacacacacacacgtttcacAACTTCCGCCCCAAGTCTGAGCATCACATTACGCGCAACAAATTTAACCACGAAATTTAACCATGAAATGAacgagtttttttgtttttgtttgtttgtacaaATCTAGCACTGCGAATGAAATCACCAGCCAGGCTTAGCTTATTTTTTGCATTCTACTTTCTTTTGACATGGAGCATTAAACTTAAAGCAAGAATCGGACGGATATTTGATCTTTCCTGCAGCTTTATTATCCCCCCAGCTTTCACAAACACATCTGATTTACAGGCAGGTCGGCACTTCCTGGTTTTTAACCTGACATGTGATGCGATTAGTCCAATCACAAATTagaaggtttttgttgttgttctttattaCATGTAATTGGGGGTTAGGCGAGATAAGTTATTTATTCACCACATTTCAAACACCACAGCTAGTCAAGATAAATTCAAAATCCAAGATAAAAGATAATAAcggcaataacaataaaaacaacaaaaattaaaacaaggGCGATGGCATAGCTACACTGTTAGTTAAAAGCAACCGTGAATCTAAAGCTGTGCTCTTTACAAAATAGCTAGGGTTGGAGACGATGTGACCGCAATGGGTAGCTGGTTCCAAAATGCCCAAATGCAATAGatatttattgaaaatgttTATGGTGGCAACTACGAAGGCTATAACTAGGCATTGCCTCCTACAGGGCAATGGGTTGTTTGGaagaattataataaaaatacatttaaaaaacagaaatgtacaTATGTGAACTGCTAGGTAACCAGATCTTGCAGACCTTGAGATCTACTAGGTTTGTATACATTAAACACTATAGATTTATATTTAGGGCCAAAATCATTCAAAGATGTATAAACAatctgtaatattttaaatttaattctgtATTTTACTGGAAGCCAATGCAGGGAGACGACAATTGGAGTGATATGGGAGGCCAAGGAAAAGATCATTGCAACAGTCTACAGAAAAACAGGCATGAATGAGCTTCTCCAGATAAAAATATCCCAGTTTAGCCAAATTACTAAGATACCAAAAGGCTGATTTAGTTACAGCACAAATATAGTTAGTGAAACTAAAGCCCTCTTTTATTGTTGCACCAAGATTTTTCACACAAGTTTTAGATTTGTGGTTTTACATATACAGATATAAAGTTATAAGTAACCCATGCAATTAATTGCATGAATCGTATTTCACACTATGATCACATGCAGCAGCAGTATAAAAtgtatctccaaaagttgattctgtacatctggacgtagcgttttcagtgggagaaacatttcgtcactcatccaagtgacttcttcagtttcTGGTGACTACAGGTTTCCCCGGTCTtctaaacagtacatttgcataatgactgttgTTGATCAAcagtcatgagaatttgcatataatcatgatgaaggaactgacctcccagcccattgttccttcagtgggctgtttTCAGTCATTAAACACAGCACATGACAGGAACAAGTATGTTCTGGAGACAACAGAGCTCTGAGGGTCCCCTGTGCCGAAATATGCTCACCTCACCTACTTCCAAGGTGCACGTTCAGAGGTTAAAGCTACAGCAACATGTGTAGGAAATGTCATAACTTTATTGTTTGACTAACATATTTTCAGCTTATTGCCTTCATCATGATGAAGTAATAAGCTGAAATTTGTCAGACAACAATAACTTGTTGATCCTTGGAGAAAAGGAATAGGTTGTCAAGATGGGCCTTTGTTGATGGGGGTTTACTTTTCTTCCTTGGGCTATTCCTGATTAGTTTGCAGGAGCATTGAGGCCACGGCTATTGGGACGATTAAAAAACGTGATGCTTTTATCCCAAACATAAATGGATATTAAAAGTCTTCTGGATAATGAGTTTGGTTAGCTAGAGTTCACACAGATTTACACAAAACTGGTGAAGGTGAATTTGATTCAAAGCAgataatttttgttttctttcagtctAGTTTTAAGAAAAAATGCCTGGCTGTAATATCTCATTAATTGTTGGATGGATTGTCTTGaattgtgttttatatttttgactCTTGTTAAAGATTATTAACAGTTTTCTGTCACTTTAATTAACAGGTTGTATTTTAAACCTAATTTTCTTTCCTATATTTTGAGGGTTGTAGATTATAAAGGCTTGAAATAAAGCATTAACGCACACGAGGGAAATGTTAAGATATGTGCAGATAAGATTAAGAGTTTTATTGCTGCCTCATATCTGTCCTATGATCAGGAATGTCTTGAACTTCTGTCCTTTGCCATTTATATCTGCTATGTATGTGGTAGAGTTCTTGTAGCATTACTCGTCATCATGTTGCCGTCTTAGGACATACAtactacatttatttatatatgtatagacatataaaaagtgtgtgtatgtgcacccCCATGGGCTAAGGTGTAACCACCAGGTGTTCTTTCCAtctgatgttttcttttccataggggtcatatgaatGGCTCCTACAGCTGAGGTGGTTGGACGATCTGATTTCCTCGTGTCAgcattgttcccacatcatcataattaatgttgttccaggttcaacattgcaagtgaccaatcgccttcttgtgacgtcattcctttcagggacaacatttacgcgatgtctcagggacaacatttacgcgatgtctcagggacaacatttacgcgatgtcccagggacaacatttacgcgatgtaccaggacaaatttgtaaatttctggATTACTGTTAATCTCCATAGAATCAAGAACTCATGTCCAGTTTCACAGCTATGGACCAGTTAATTATGTTTCCAGGTGATAGTTTGATTCATAGATTCAGCACACAACCATAAGTCTAGGCCTTTTAGTCCAGATTCTCTTCActtatgtttgtaaaatgatcagggaagctactgcaattttgcctgacccaacccccgggccacgaaaCACCCAAAAAGTTGGGGAACGCTGGTCTAGAGAACACTGGTTAGCTAATGCTGTCGTCAAGTAGCCTATcgctagcaaacaaacagcaagccaagtgaggaacatatgtataatgcttaccgtttattaaaggaaaGTATCCTAAATTGACTTCAAATTCGGCGGACAGGCGGCGGTTTaagaaggtgattggtcacttgcaatgttgaacctggaacaacattaattatgatgatgtgggaacaatgcTGACACGAGGAAATCAGATCGTCCGAGGTGGACAGGCATCTAatcaggatgcctcctgggccaGGTGTTCTAGGCATGTCCAAACGGAAGGACGCCCCAGGGTACACCCTTGCCACagagagattacatctcttggctggcctgggaacacctcaGTATTCACCAAGGTGAGATGGAGGAGGTAGCTGGGGAGATGAAATCTGGGTTTTATGGTAACCTGcttgcaaaaatgtattttctgtgcAATAGCTCACAGTAGCTTGAGTCCCTCAGGGAAAAAGGTCTACACTGATTCAGTGTTAAAAATTATAACTATCTCCAATACATGCTTCAATTTACTATACAGACTCCAAGCTGTATAATCCTCATATATTAAttttatctaaaaataaaaaaacaaaaacaagaaaccccCCAAGACTTTCAGTATCAAGAAATTCACAgtatatttatttcttctaGACAGAGTGGGGAGTCATTTTAACCTGAGCTTTTacaaaatgatgataataaattATCACTGAATAAAGGCCAGCTTCGTGACCTTACCTTGAAAAAGCCCTTGTGTATTTTGGCAGGTGGTTGCGGGATAAAAACCCTGACGTGTCTCTGATAAGaattgtgtctgtgcatgtgccACGTTGTCAAACAGCGAGTACAGTGGTAAATTCAGCCCCTCActaatttcattttcttcaaAACACAGAAGGGGACATCTCGCATGAGCCATGTCTGGACTGAATGCGTCTCTCGGATACTTTGTGGCTGCTGTGACTTTTGTAGTCTCAGTTCGATTTCTCCTTAAAAAACGGCCACGGTTCAGCTTCATCTCAGAGTTTACATCTTCTTTTATGCTGGTGGCATGTTGGCTGGAGGTGCAGACCATCGTGGAGGTGGGCGAGTGGGCCGGGGGTTTGGGCCCTGATGTGACTTTAACCATACTGTTTGTGGTATTGCTCACACACGGTATAATCTGTGGTGATGCATCAGGGAATCCCAGCCTGGCTGTGCAGAAATTCATGAAGCTTGAGGCCACCACCGTAACCACACTGCTTGATGTTGCTGCCCAGTTTATTGGGGCTCACCTAGGCCTTCTTGCAGCCAAATACTACTGGAGCCTGGAGCTGACAGACATGCACATGATCAAAAACCTGATGATCAGTGAGTGCAGCACATCTCTGCTGGTTTCTGTGCTTCAGGGATTTTTTACCGAGTTTGCCTGTGCCCTCGTCTTGCACATCATCCACTTAAACCTATGCCGCCGATCTGCTCTGATCCGAGTGCCGCTGATTGCTGTCCTCCTAACATTCCTGTCCCATTCAGGTAAGCCTGGGAATAACTggctttccttttcctttccttttatttaaacGTTTTACCTTCTGCTTTTTGGGATccattatttgcattttttttttttactttgaaagttcaGAGGACTTAAAGCTGGAAATTTAACGAAAACTGTATTTTCCTATTCTTTTCTTCAGCCAAAGGTTATACCTCAGCTTACATGAATCCATCACTGGCATATGGACTCACCTTCCATTGTTCTGGATTTACCTTTGCAGAGTATGCAGTGGTTTACTGGCTGGGCTCTCTCACAGGTAAACTGATTAAATGTGCATGTCCTTTCAGGTCTTAAAAAATTAAcacaatacataaaataaacatttgatttCTAGGTATGACTTTGGCTGTTCTCCTGTACATGGGCCATATTCCCAGAATCTTTGTCAAGAATCTGCTATACTCCCAGAAGACACGTTTCAGAGTGCCCAAGACAGACAAAGCAGAAATGGAAATCTTTACTTACCAGTTCTCAGCTGCAAAGAGAcgtttttaatttaacaatttatcaaaaataaagaaagaaagaaaatcttcaaattttgtcctctgtttcttttttaatcatgacataagtttttatttgaaaaaaacaaaaacaaaaacaaaaaacaatttacaagatacatatgaaaaaaaaattagcaaTGTTAGAGTGTtagcataaaaaacaaaacaaccccccccccccctttgtaatcagaaaagtaaaaaaacaaacaaacaagctgtcaataaaatgaaaagaagtaatttcatttaaataacatttaaaaaaaaaaaccttctctAGTCCGTGGGTGGATgtgacacaacaaaactataTATTAGCTTTTATTAAGAACAGTCCTTTGTATGTTAACCCCTCTTAGGCCCTGGGACCATTTTTGGTCCTTTTAGTTTTTCAGTTACAAGCCATTTGCACTGTGTTGAATGGAATATAGCCAAATTCTCTAAAAAAAGGTTTGGCATAATTTCATGTCAAAATTCAATCTGACTTCCTTAAGCAAATAGAGCAGAGCCATGGCTGCTACGTGCTGGTAGCACCTGGAGCAGAACTGAGTTTTGATGTCTGTGACCCGTCATTCTTTGTGTCTTTTGGCTGATTTTTAGCAGAAGTGATTGAATCtgtatgaaagaaagaaaaaacaatcagcACAAATTTTTTGTCATAAAAGTCCCGTGCAAGCAAACATGAATttcttaattactgaatttggCAGCATGCTTATATAAGCCATATTGTGTTAGGGTATGTTTCGTCTTAAATATAAGTTTTAAGTTTGTCACCTTTCTGCTTTTGCTGCTCCAGCTGAGCCTCGGCTCGGTCTGCCCATAAACAGTAATCTGGATTATTCAGTAAGGTCTTCCTCTGTCCACAACTGAGACATCTCATCACGGTAAAACGAGTCTTGCTGTTTTTTCCTTATTAAAGAAattcagtttaaataaataaataagtaaatttttaatatttattcattatcAACCATTTCTGAAACAAGAAAGTGACAGCCTACATTAAGTAGGGATTGAAAGATAATAGGGGCTTACGTTTTTGTCTTGTTGTAGCAGTTACACCTGGAATGAGCAAAGAGCAGCACCTCTTGCACAATGTCCTCTTCACCGATGGATCTCTACATATAttgaaacattaaaatgttaGTCCATCTTTAAGTACATTCTGATTTTACTACTGTCCATCAGCTCCTAGACCAGTCTCATGTAAATATATGTGAATCTTCACACAGCTACACATTAACATCATAACACTTGTCCACACATTGTCAGTGTGAGACTGCTCTCATTTGTGAATACAGCAGGGTAAACGTGGCAGATGTTCCAGACAAATGCCAACTGAGCTGCTGGTCTGTGAGCACAGGGCCCACTAAACGATCTCTGGTCcttatgtgtgcttgtgtagtTCGTACGGTATCGTATATTTAACACTATTTCaataacttgtgtttttttttttttttttttttaaactgtgacatTTTCATCTCAGTAGTTCAATACTTGATCTAAAGGGAGCTCTGTGGCACGCCGAAATATCCTGCATTACTCTTTTGCTCCCCAGACAATGTGATCAACGGGATTTGTTAAAAATCAGTATTTAAGTACACGTGATTATCATCTCAACTTACTGTCTGAGAACGAGACGCTTTGCAATCGTCTTCTGTGAGAAGCAGTAGAAACGAGCCAGCTCCACATTTTCCGGATTTTGAGCTAAAACACAATGTGCAGCCTGTGGACAAAACGTAAGAAACCAGCTGAGCGACCACATTCAAAACAGAGAGCATGCTAGCATTTATGTAGCATGTGACTGTAGCTGGAAGCATCGTGACGATAATTAACTAAAACTTTCTCCAACCTGGTAAAGGTAGTTCAGTCTCTGGTAAGCTTCTTTGTCTTTCAAGTGGAGCGCCATTACACACAAAAGTCAGATAACAAATTAGCCCTAATAGTAACAGCGGATTACTTCTAACCACAGCAGTATGACCCTCTGCAAGTAGCTACAACTGATATACTTCCGGGTtaatccttcaaaataaaggcaCACAACGTGATTCACACCTCGgaaaatcaaaaatacaaaatcatcCGATTAGGAATTAACTGTCTACAACCATTCAAAGACCCGACAAGCATCTTGTATCTTTGTAGTTTAGTTATATCAACATCAAACGATATCACAGAGAAATTATTCATTGATTCTACAACCAATTAATTGCAGGGCTTGTAATTCTTGTTCTATACTACTTTGACTTTGTGTGGTTTAAGAAGTAACGGATGATCTCTTTACACATCAATCACATTCACATCCAAAtcacaaaagtaaaaacagtTGAATTTATTTGAGTGTGCAGACAAAGTTGTTAGTTGTCCAGAAGAGAAACCGTTAACAAATTGTCTTTACCAGCCTTTGTATCCAACCAGTATCATATGGTCACGTTTTTCAAACTAGTTAAGTACACAATATACACATGGAAAAACAAGAGCATTTGTTTAGTCAACACGAACACAAAGGACAAAGTTCAACATACAATACTCATTTTTAATAACAACAGAGAAGAAAGTAGAAACCCTGTCAATCTAACATTTTAATTTACCTGTAAGGTGCGCCTCTGGTATCAGGAGACTATAAAGATACAGGGGAAGAACAGGTACAGTAGCTCTGTTGTGTGTAACAAATGTAGAACGACATAATCACAACACATGTTCATGATGATGACTCCACTGAAATCTTTCCtataaaaccaataaaagaaatgtCCTTAAACAATGGGTGGATGTGGAAATAGCACAAGTGTTCACTGAATGAGACAATATGTGACAAGAAGGGGGACAAACATAAAATTCAAGTATCAAAATAACTAAGACACCAACAAGCTGAAAAGATCAATTACAAAGGTAGTAAAAATCATGGGAAGAGAGACACTgagacaatcaacaatacattAGGCaacattttgcatttgtttaaggcagttgattaaaaaaaactaagtaGAACTAGGCATCTTCTTCATTCCAAGTTAAATACAAGCCTAGCCCTAACTTATCACCAGAAGAGTTGATGTACAAAATTAACTATGCCCGACTCTGATACTACGCACTTGAGTTTGA from Astatotilapia calliptera chromosome 23, fAstCal1.2, whole genome shotgun sequence harbors:
- the aqp12 gene encoding aquaporin 12 — encoded protein: MSGLNASLGYFVAAVTFVVSVRFLLKKRPRFSFISEFTSSFMLVACWLEVQTIVEVGEWAGGLGPDVTLTILFVVLLTHGIICGDASGNPSLAVQKFMKLEATTVTTLLDVAAQFIGAHLGLLAAKYYWSLELTDMHMIKNLMISECSTSLLVSVLQGFFTEFACALVLHIIHLNLCRRSALIRVPLIAVLLTFLSHSAKGYTSAYMNPSLAYGLTFHCSGFTFAEYAVVYWLGSLTGMTLAVLLYMGHIPRIFVKNLLYSQKTRFRVPKTDKAEMEIFTYQFSAAKRRF
- the rpp21 gene encoding ribonuclease P protein subunit p21, which gives rise to MALHLKDKEAYQRLNYLYQAAHCVLAQNPENVELARFYCFSQKTIAKRLVLRQDPSVKRTLCKRCCSLLIPGVTATTRQKRKNSKTRFTVMRCLSCGQRKTLLNNPDYCLWADRAEAQLEQQKQKDSITSAKNQPKDTKNDGSQTSKLSSAPGATST